Genomic DNA from Coregonus clupeaformis isolate EN_2021a chromosome 26, ASM2061545v1, whole genome shotgun sequence:
AAGGAAGCTCCAGATACATTGTTAATAGTCATACAATCGATCCGAATAGAAACATCTAATTTACTCAAGACTAGGAAAATAAGTTACCAATTGCAGTGAAACCCATTATAAGAATATTTGGTAAAAAGACAAAACAATAATGACTTATCCCACATGGGTTGGAAATGTTAACTTTTACCATTATGCTCTTCAATGTCGCTTTGTTTCCAACTTCTATGTCTATTACCATCAAACCAAATGAAAATGTAAGTGCTCAGCTTTGCAGAACGGTGGACTTTGATATACAGTATTGGCTCCCCAATTGTGTGCTTTCAGCACACAAAGCACTATGGCCTATGGATGGAGAGACTTACTCATCTCCCGGGTCTGACAGGCCTGAGAGGCCAGAGAGGATCTGGTTGGTCAACGCCTCCTTTCTGAAAACAATGGGACATGAGGGGAGGGCATTACACAACTAGCTACAAATTCAATTAGTGACCAACTCAACTAACACAGCTAACTAGCAGTTGAAATTGTGCATATAGATGGGGGCTAATGTCATGCGTTCCTCCTCGTATTTCTTTCGCTAACAGACTTTAACAACATTTCCACCTATGTGGGATAAAATAGTCTACAGTATGTTCATCAAGAAAATGtaatacagttgtggtcaaaagttttgagaatgacaagtattggtcttcacaaagttcgctgctttagtgttatgagatatttttgtcagatgttactatggtatactgaagtataattacaagcattccataagtgtcaaaggcttttattgacaattacatcaagtttatgcaaagagtcaatatttgcagcgttgacccttctttttcaagacctgcaatccgccctggcatgctgtcaattaacttctgggccacatcctgactgatggcagcccattcttgcataatcaatgcttggagtctgtcagaatttgtgggtttttgtttgtccacccgcctcttgaggattgaccacaagttctcaatgggattaaggtctggggagtttcctggccatggacccaacatttcaatgttttgttccccgagccacttagatATCACTTtcgccttatggcaaggtgctccatcatgctggaaaagttatgttcttggatggttgggagaagttgctctcggaggatgtgttggtactattctttattcatggctgtgtccttaggcaaaattgtgagtgagcccactcccttggctgagaagcaaccccaaacATGAATGGccgcatgacacaggactgatggtagcgctcaccttgtcttctccggacaaggtgttttccggatgccccaaacaatcggaaaggggattcatcagagaaaatgactttaccccagtcttcagaagtccaatccctgtacccttttcagaatatcagtctgtccctgatgtttttcctggagagaagtggcttctttgctgcccttcttgacaccaggccatcctccaaaagtatttgcctcactgtgcgtgcagatgcactcacacctgcctgctgccattcctgagcaagctttgcactggtggtgccccgatcccgcagctgaatcaactttaggagacggtcctggcgcttgctggactttcttgggcgccctgacgccttcttcacaacaattgaacctctctccttgaagttctccatgatccgataaatggttaatgtaggtgcaatcttactagcagcaatatccttgcctgtgaagccctttttgtgcaaagcaatgatgacggcacatgtttccttgcaggtaaccatggttaacggaggaagaacaatgatttcaagcaccaccctccttttaaagcttccagtctgttattctaactcaatcagcatgacagagtgatctcagcattgtcctcgtcaacactctcacctgtgttaacgagagaatcactgacatgatggcagctggtccttttgtggcagggctgaaatgcagtggaaatgttttttggggattaagttcattttcatggcaaagagggactttgcaattcattgcaattaatctgatcactcttcatgacattctggagtatatgcaaattgccatcatcaaaactgaggcagcagactttgtgaaaatcagtatttgtgtcattctcaaaacttttgaccacgactgtacacaggcATACATTCTCTATGCCAGTTGCCAGTGTCAATAGTCGGGGTGAGATGGAGACCGTTGGTGATTACCTACCTTGCTCTAATGCGTTTGGTTTCTTTCTTCTCGTCCTCAGACTTGTCAGCGATGGAGGAGTTCTCGTCGTCCTCCTTGTCCTCCCTCTTGATGTCCGAGCCGCTGGACGAGTGTGTGGAGCGTGCCACGCTTCCGGGCAGACCTGTGGAACAGCACAGAAACACACCTTCAGTATGTCCGATTTAGAGAACAATTAAGTAGTCCATTATCTTATCGGTTTGCCATGTTTGATACATTACATCAGGGAACAGGAGTAAAGGTCACAGGTCATGTGGGGGATGAGTAGCGAatcagagtgtgtgagagagaagtgtGTGACTCACTGGTGAAGCCCTCTGGTTGTCCAGTGGACTGAGGGGGTCCGGAGGCGTGGTGACCGTGCAGCAGGGTATTGCTGGGAGGAAGGCCTGTGGGCTCCTCCTGGTGGTTCCCTCCCTGGAGAATGGTAACAAAACATAAACGTCAAACACAACAACAACGCGATGACAAAAGCTTGATTAAATCTGTTCAATAAAATCATCATCATAATCTCGGTAATGTAAGACAACAGGGGGCTTTTGTCTTGGAACCAGAGGTCAGAAGGCGTGCTCACCATGGTAGGGTGTCTGTTGCTGAGGGCCAAGCCAGCGTTGGAGAAGGCCTGAGATAGACCTCCCAGGCCACCGTTGTGTACAGAGGACACAGCGCTCAGCAGGCTGTGCATGTCAGAGTGGGCTCCTCCCCCCAGGCCGGGCGGGCCCTGGACAGCGTGGCTACGCAGCACGTGGATGGCCTCCTCCAGACGGTCCTCCATTTTGTTCTGCTGCAAGGAGACACAGATGTACAGGGCAAATCTCAGTCACTATGTTGATTATAATACGATCACATCAAATAATAGATTTTAGAATTATTTGTAGCGAAGAGGGCATACCAGGGCATGCAATTGCCCTTCGTAGTTGGGTGACAGGGCAGACTGCCCTGAAGGTCTTGGCCATTGAGATGCAGCTCCTGCAGAGAGAAAATAGATGAGATGCCATATTTACACAGAAAATCCTGAAAAATGACAGCTCTGATTTCCAACAGTAGATGGCGCTCCAGAACCATTTTCAGGGCTCCAGAGATCCAGTCAAGCCCTTTACTAATACAAGATACCAGATGCAGCAGATATAATCCAGTATGCACACCTGCAATTCCCTGGGGCGAGCCTACTGGGGTGGAGGATGTGGAGGAGAAGTTGTTACTGTTGTGGTCCGAGGGGTAGATCTAAACCACACAGGATAAAGACAGTGTCTTTAGACAGTGAACAGCAGCACACTGACAGAACAATGCAGTTCAAATCAAAAAGTCTGTAGGATGTTTTTTGAGAGGATTACTCACTGATGCAAGAGCCTTCCCAATCTCATCTCCTGAGCTCCCTGCAGTGGTGCCTCTATTGGCTGTGGAGAAAGGACAGCTTATTAATCTCGCACATTATTACAAGGCAGCGACTACTATATAAAGGTCTCCAATAAGCTAGTGAGACCGCTTTAAAGACATTGTTAAACCGAGGGGCAACACAACATCTTTCACAGGAGAAGGACAAGGTAATTGGTTAACAAAATGAGCGGTTGTCATGTGAGCCTTTATTGTACCCATGATGCCGTCTGCTCCGTGGTTATAGCTCCCAGAGCCAGAGTGGAAGCCGGGCGGGAGGCTGCCGTTCACCTCGCTGCCGTGGAGAGGGTAGTTctgtggggacagaggcaggggttGACGCTTCTGAAGGGAAGACAGAACAGCTTCGGTTAGAGCAACTTGCATGGAAGTTGGATTCGTCATAGAGGAGAAATAGCATTAAACAGAACACAGAATTTAATACAACAGTTAATTGAATGTAAATTATATGAAAAATTACATATTGTGGGGCTGTCCTCACCATCCTGTCCTGTGGGTTGATGGCAGAGAAGGAGCCGGGCTGGCCGATGTGGGGAGAGTTCCCCAGCATGGCAGAGTAGCCAGACTGACCCAAAGGTCCTGAGGAGGCCCAGGGgtcagaggaggggtggaggccCTCTGTCAACAACAACAGTGTTAGGCAATGGACTTACTCAATCAAACATGACTAACTCCAGTGCATTTGAACTCAAAACACATTTTCATTTACCTTAAATCATTAACTTAACAAAGAGGTTAAACAGTGTCATCACTCCAGTGACAGTTTATGAACGTGCTTAAGTGGTTACCGTAATTACCTTGCATGTAGAAAGAGCCTGGGTAGACAGAGCCAGGTTTGGTGCCAGGATATCCTCCGTTGTCACGGGCATACTCATCCCCGGAGGAAGAGGCGTACACCTAATGGGTCAAACACAGTTGACATTAGGCGTAATTtcaacaacacacaccacacacttgtGCCATGATATATACCTACATTTAGCCTCCCCTAAAATAAAGGTGTCTGCGCCTTACATCTAAAATCGCCAGGTATCACTATTGCCAAGATAACAACAAATGCACAACTGCCAATACTCAATGGTGTTAACCTGTAGCTAACAGTTGTTGCACTAAGCAGCCAGGAGGTGGCGAGGGTGAGGCTGGCATGCCCCCCCTGCCTGTGCTGTGTGCGAGAGCAGCACAGTGGCCATGCCATGCTGGGCACAGCGACGGTTCCAATCCCACAGCACAGCCAGCACTTCCTCTCTCCCAGGAGCCCAGTGACATAGCAGGGTTAGTGCCTGTAGCTCCTCCCTTGAGCTAGCCTTTCACCGGCAGCTCACACACTGagatacacacaaacaagcatgCACCCACACTGTCCAGCCCATGACCTCAAATAAGCAAGGGACTCACATTTAATAGTTTCTCCGATTTCTATAGTACCAAGACCGTGGGTTTGAACTGAAGAGGCATAGATAATATGCATGTattgaatttgtatttatttaattagGGGTGATATGGGTCCATGACCCAACCATGGGTTTGAATACTCTAAAAGCAATTTTGTTAAATGGCCTTTCAATGGTCCATTCAAGTTATTCCGAACCACAATGAATAGTACATTGAAAATGGCAAGCCATTCCAAGCCTTTTTTCCGCATGTGTCGGAAACGTTGAATCACTCCCCTAAAATTCATACAGACACAAAGATCCCCGCTTCCTGACACTATAACCCATCACTCACGCTTTCTGGCACGTACGAGGAGAaagagggacgagagagagaagagagagggagaggctatGCTGCAAAGAATGCTAAACCAGAAAACAGATTTTTTTCTGTAATTTGATTTAACAGGGAGAAGTGGAAAGGGAATGGAGAGATGCACTTCTAATTACAGAGCCATCTGCCTGTTCCTGGACCCGGTCCAACTCCACAGGCAGCTGGGCTGAGGAGAGCAGAggcaaggagagggagagggctgaGAGAGGTGGGGGCTGGGAGCCagtcagcgagagagagaaagagagagagggatgcatggggagagagaggggttgcaATGAGGAGGGGGCGGGGCAAAGAGGGGGGGGGGAATTAAGGCACTGATGATTTATGAAATAGGCAAAGAGATAAGGCTGGGGTGGGGGACAGAATAAGGTAACCTAAATGACTTAAACAAAGCATGATATGGCCAGGGGAGTCAGTGTGTGGGAATAGGGGCTTTACTACCATCACAGTTAATTTGAGAGAACAGGCCGGAGATGGCTTCATATAACAATAGGCTTTAGGTTTGTCTTTCAGGGGAAACAATGTTGAGCGAATCCTCTGCTCTAGATAGATGTGTGGGGGAATGAAACAATGATAATTGTGCTCTTAAGAAGAAAGAATGAGGATTTCTGTGGAAAATCCTCACTAATGGGGGTTTAATGTAATTCAGGTTATGACTGTGTGTGAGCATTTGCAAAACATGTGATGTAATATGAAAATAGAACGGGCCTAGTAGAAAACAGATTCATATCAACTTGTAGAGGATATTTTCTCTTTATTAATAATATAACCACTGTAGGTctagaacagggtttcccaaactctgtcctcagGACCCCATGGGGTGcaagttttggtttttgccctagcactaacacagctgattcaaataaacaACTAAACCAAAACGTACACTCTTTGCGGTCccaaggaccaagtttgggaaacgctggtctATAGAATacataaatatacacacacacacacacacacagtatagcgtttcccaaacttggtccttggGACCGCAAAGAGTGTACGTTTTGGTTtagtcaaataaacctaccattaaaattatagactgatcatgtctttgtcagtgggcaaacgtacaaaatcagcaggggatcacgtttgcccactgacaaagacgtgatcagtctataattttaatggtaggtttatttgaacagtgagagacagaatgacaacaaaaaaatccagaaaaacacatgtaaatttttttataatataatataataatataatatgccatttagcagacgcttttatccaaagcgacttacagtcatgcgtgcatacatttctttgtgtatgggtggtcccggggatcgaacccactaccttggcgttacaagcgccgtgctctaccagctgagctacagaggaccacatgaattgatttgcattttaatgagggaaataagtatttgacccctctgcaaaacatgacttagtacttggtggcaaaacccttgttggcaatcacagaggtcagacgtttcttgtagttggccaccaggtttgcacacatctcaggagggattttgtcccactcctctttgcagatcttctccaagtcattaatgtttcgaggctgacgtttggcaactcgaaccttcagctccctccacagattttctatgggattaaggtctggagactggctaggccactccaggaccttaatgtgctgcttcttgagccactcctttgatgccttggccgtgtgttttgggtcattgtcatgctgaaatacccatccacgacccattttcaatgccctggctgagggacggaggttctcacccaagatttgacagtacatggccccgtccatcgtccctttgatgcggtgaagttgtcctgtccccttagcagaaaaacacccccaaagcataatgtttccaccaccatgtttgacggtggggatggtgttctcggggtcataggcagcattcctcctcctccaaacacggcgagctgagttgatgccaaagagctcaattttggtctcatctgaccacaacactttcacccagttctcctctgaatcattcagatgttcattggcaaacttcagacgggcctgtatacagtgagggaaaaaagtatttgatcccctgctgattttgtacgtttgcccactgacaaagaaatgatcagtctataattttaatggcaggtttatttgaacagtgagagacagaataacaacaaaaaaatccagaaaaacgcatttcaaaaatgttataaattgattcgcattttaatgagggaaataagtatttgaacccctctcaatcagaaagatttctggctcccaggtgtcttttatacaggtaatgagctgagattaggagcacactcttaaagggagtgctcctaatctcagcttgttacctgtataaaagacacctgtccacagaagcaatcaatcaatcagattccaaactctccaccatggccaagaccaaagagctctccaaggatgtcagggacaagattgtagacctacacaaggctggaatgggctacaagaccatcgccaagcagcttggtgagaaggtgacaacagttggtgcgattattcgcaaatggaagaaacacaaaataactgtcaatatccctcggcctggggctccatgcaagatctcacctcgtggactggcaatgatcatgagaacggtgaggaatcagcccagaactacacgggaggatcttgtcaatgatctcaaggcagctgggaccatagtcaccaagaaaacaattggtaacacactacgccgtgaaggactgaaatcctgcagcgcccgcaaggtccccctgctcaagaaagcacatatacagggccgtctgaagtttgccaatgaacatctgaatgattcagaggagaactggctgaaaatgttgtggtcaggtgagaccaaaattgagctatttggcatcaactcaactcgccgtgtttggaggaggaggaatggtgcctatgaccccaagaacaccatccccaccatcaaacatggaggtggaaacattatgctttgggggtgtttttctgctaaggggacaggacaacttcaccgcatcaaagggacgatggacggggccatgtaccgtcaaatattgggtgagaacctccttccctcagccagggcattgaaaatgggttgtggatgggtattccagcatgacaatgacccaaaacacacgaccaaggcacaaaggagtggctcaagaagaagcacattaaggtcctgggtggcctagccagtctccagatcttaatcccaagaaaatctgtggagggagctgaaggtcgaGGCCAAACGtcgcctcgaaaccttaatgacttggagaagatctgcaaagaggagtggaacaaaatccctcctgaggtgtgcaaacctggtggccaactacaagaaacatctgacctctgtgattgccaacaagggttttgccaccaagtactaaatcatgttttgcagaggggtcaaatacgtatttccctcattaaaatgcaaatcaattaataacatttttgacatgccgttttctggattttgttgttgttattctgtctctcactgttcaaataaacctaccattaaaattatagactgatcatgtctttgtcagtgggcaaacgtacaaaatcagcaggggatcaaatacctttttcccctcactgtatatataatatacagttgaagtcagaagtttacatacacttaggttggagtcattaaaagtagtttttcaaccactccacaaatttcttgttaacaaactatacttttggcaagtcggttaggacatctactttgtgcatgacacaagtaatttcccaacaattgtttacagacagattatttcacttataattcactgtatcacaattccagtgtgtcagaagtttacatacactaagttgactgtgcctttaaacagcttggaaaattccagaaaatgatgacatggctttagaagcttctgataggctaattgacatcatttgagtcaattggaggtgtacctgtttcAAACTCAGGGCCTCTTTActcgacatcatgggaaaatcaaaagaaatcagccaagacctcagaaaaataaattgtagacctccacaagtctggttgatccttgggagcaatttccaaacgcctgaaggtaccacgttcatctgtacaaacaatagtacacaagtataaacaccatgggaccacgcagccgccataccgctcaggaaggagacgcgttctgtctcctagagatgaacgtactttggtgcgaaaagtgcaaatcaatcccagaacaacagcaaagtaacttgtgaagatactggaggaaacgggtacaaaagtatctatatccacagtaaaacaagtcctatatcgacctaacctgaaaggctgctcagcaaggaagaagccactgctccaaaacagtcataaaaaagccagactatggtttgcaactgcacatggggacaaagatcatactttttggagaaatgtcctctggtctgatgaaacaaaaatagaactgtttggccataatgaccatcgttatgtttggaggaaaaagggcaccatccctacggtgaaacatggtggtagcagcatcatgctgtggggatgtttttcagcgtcagggactgggagaccagtcaggatctagggaaagatgaacggagcaaagtactgagagatccttgatgaaaacctgcttcagagcgctcaggacctcagactgaggtgaaggctcactttccaacaagacaacgaccctaagcacacagccaagacaacccgtgtagctcagttggtagagcatgacgcttgcaacggcagggttgtgggttcgattcccacgggaggccagtatgaaaaaaaaaaaaaaatgcactcactaactgtaagtcgctctggataagagcgtctgctaaattactaaaa
This window encodes:
- the LOC121540362 gene encoding transcription factor E2-alpha isoform X1; protein product: MNEQPQQRMAAVGTQDKELNDLLDFSAMFAPPVANGKNRPTTLASSQFGGSALDERSGSGSWGPGEQNSPSFNHGRGYGDGSHYNEHEGLSSPFLSSGIGGKNERVPYSSFGGQPGFLPSDIAMPSPDAMSPSGLKSASQFYPGSYPNNPRRRPPDGQLDTQPKKIRKPPGLPSSVYASSSGDEYARDNGGYPGTKPGSVYPGSFYMQEGLHPSSDPWASSGPLGQSGYSAMLGNSPHIGQPGSFSAINPQDRMVRTAPQYKRQPLPLSPQNYPLHGSEVNGSLPPGFHSGSGSYNHGADGIMANRGTTAGSSGDEIGKALASIYPSDHNSNNFSSTSSTPVGSPQGIAGAASQWPRPSGQSALSPNYEGQLHALQNKMEDRLEEAIHVLRSHAVQGPPGLGGGAHSDMHSLLSAVSSVHNGGLGGLSQAFSNAGLALSNRHPTMGGNHQEEPTGLPPSNTLLHGHHASGPPQSTGQPEGFTSLPGSVARSTHSSSGSDIKREDKEDDENSSIADKSEDEKKETKRIRARKEALTNQILSGLSGLSDPGDDPEDEDDEDLPPEVKVEREKERRVANNARERLRVRDINEAFKELGRMCQLHLSNDKPQTKLLILHQAVNVILNLEQQVRERNLNPKAACLKRREEEKVSGVAGESPMRLSGGHPGMGGDGHNPVSHM
- the LOC121540362 gene encoding transcription factor E2-alpha isoform X3; translated protein: MNEQPQQRMAAVGTQDKELNDLLDFSAMFAPPVANGKNRPTTLASSQFGGSALDERSGSGSWGPGEQNSPSFNHGRGYGDGSHYNEHEGLSSPFLSSGIGGKNERVPYSSFGGQPGFLPSDIAMPSPDAMSPSGLKSASQFYPGSYPNNPRRRPPDGQLDTQPKKIRKPPGLPSSVYASSSGDEYARDNGGYPGTKPGSVYPGSFYMQEGLHPSSDPWASSGPLGQSGYSAMLGNSPHIGQPGSFSAINPQDRMVRTAPQYNYPLHGSEVNGSLPPGFHSGSGSYNHGADGIMANRGTTAGSSGDEIGKALASIYPSDHNSNNFSSTSSTPVGSPQGIAGAASQWPRPSGQSALSPNYEGQLHALQNKMEDRLEEAIHVLRSHAVQGPPGLGGGAHSDMHSLLSAVSSVHNGGLGGLSQAFSNAGLALSNRHPTMGGNHQEEPTGLPPSNTLLHGHHASGPPQSTGQPEGFTSLPGSVARSTHSSSGSDIKREDKEDDENSSIADKSEDEKKETKRIRARKEALTNQILSGLSGLSDPGDDPEDEDDEDLPPEVKVEREKERRVANNARERLRVRDINEAFKELGRMCQLHLSNDKPQTKLLILHQAVNVILNLEQQVRERNLNPKAACLKRREEEKVSGVAGESPMRLSGGHPGMGGDGHNPVSHM
- the LOC121540362 gene encoding transcription factor E2-alpha isoform X4; amino-acid sequence: MNEQPQQRMAAVGTQDKELNDLLDFSAMFAPPVANGKNRPTTLASSQFGGSALDERSGSGSWGPGEQNSPSFNHGRGYGDGSHYNEHEGLSSPFLSSGIGGKNERVPYSSFGGQPGFLPSDIAMPSPDAMSPSGLKSASQFYPGSYPNNPRRRPPDGQLDTQPKKIRKPPGLPSSVYASSSGDEYARDNGGYPGTKPGSVYPGSFYMQEGLHPSSDPWASSGPLGQSGYSAMLGNSPHIGQPGSFSAINPQDRMNYPLHGSEVNGSLPPGFHSGSGSYNHGADGIMANRGTTAGSSGDEIGKALASIYPSDHNSNNFSSTSSTPVGSPQGIAGAASQWPRPSGQSALSPNYEGQLHALQNKMEDRLEEAIHVLRSHAVQGPPGLGGGAHSDMHSLLSAVSSVHNGGLGGLSQAFSNAGLALSNRHPTMGGNHQEEPTGLPPSNTLLHGHHASGPPQSTGQPEGFTSLPGSVARSTHSSSGSDIKREDKEDDENSSIADKSEDEKKETKRIRARKEALTNQILSGLSGLSDPGDDPEDEDDEDLPPEVKVEREKERRVANNARERLRVRDINEAFKELGRMCQLHLSNDKPQTKLLILHQAVNVILNLEQQVRERNLNPKAACLKRREEEKVSGVAGESPMRLSGGHPGMGGDGHNPVSHM
- the LOC121540362 gene encoding transcription factor E2-alpha isoform X2: MNEQPQQRMAAVGTQDKELNDLLDFSAMFAPPVANGKNRPTTLASSQFGGSALDERSGSGSWGPGEQNSPSFNHGRGYGDGSHYNEHEGLSSPFLSSGIGGKNERVPYSSFGGQPGFLPSDIAMPSPDAMSPSGLKSASQFYPGSYPNNPRRRPPDGQLDTQPKKIRKPPGLPSSVYASSSGDEYARDNGGYPGTKPGSVYPGSFYMQEGLHPSSDPWASSGPLGQSGYSAMLGNSPHIGQPGSFSAINPQDRMKRQPLPLSPQNYPLHGSEVNGSLPPGFHSGSGSYNHGADGIMANRGTTAGSSGDEIGKALASIYPSDHNSNNFSSTSSTPVGSPQGIAGAASQWPRPSGQSALSPNYEGQLHALQNKMEDRLEEAIHVLRSHAVQGPPGLGGGAHSDMHSLLSAVSSVHNGGLGGLSQAFSNAGLALSNRHPTMGGNHQEEPTGLPPSNTLLHGHHASGPPQSTGQPEGFTSLPGSVARSTHSSSGSDIKREDKEDDENSSIADKSEDEKKETKRIRARKEALTNQILSGLSGLSDPGDDPEDEDDEDLPPEVKVEREKERRVANNARERLRVRDINEAFKELGRMCQLHLSNDKPQTKLLILHQAVNVILNLEQQVRERNLNPKAACLKRREEEKVSGVAGESPMRLSGGHPGMGGDGHNPVSHM
- the LOC121540362 gene encoding transcription factor E2-alpha isoform X5; the encoded protein is MFAPPVANGKNRPTTLASSQFGGSALDERSGSGSWGPGEQNSPSFNHGRGYGDGSHYNEHEGLSSPFLSSGIGGKNERVPYSSFGGQPGFLPSDIAMPSPDAMSPSGLKSASQFYPGSYPNNPRRRPPDGQLDTQPKKIRKPPGLPSSVYASSSGDEYARDNGGYPGTKPGSVYPGSFYMQEGLHPSSDPWASSGPLGQSGYSAMLGNSPHIGQPGSFSAINPQDRMVRTAPQYKRQPLPLSPQNYPLHGSEVNGSLPPGFHSGSGSYNHGADGIMANRGTTAGSSGDEIGKALASIYPSDHNSNNFSSTSSTPVGSPQGIAGAASQWPRPSGQSALSPNYEGQLHALQNKMEDRLEEAIHVLRSHAVQGPPGLGGGAHSDMHSLLSAVSSVHNGGLGGLSQAFSNAGLALSNRHPTMGGNHQEEPTGLPPSNTLLHGHHASGPPQSTGQPEGFTSLPGSVARSTHSSSGSDIKREDKEDDENSSIADKSEDEKKETKRIRARKEALTNQILSGLSGLSDPGDDPEDEDDEDLPPEVKVEREKERRVANNARERLRVRDINEAFKELGRMCQLHLSNDKPQTKLLILHQAVNVILNLEQQVRERNLNPKAACLKRREEEKVSGVAGESPMRLSGGHPGMGGDGHNPVSHM